ACCGTGATGATCAGGATGGCAACGAGAACTACGAGCGTAGACTTCTTGACCTCGTCATACGAGGGCCACGATGTCTTCTTGAGTTCCACCCATACCTCGTGGAAGAACCTGGCTACCCGCTGGAAGAAGTTCGCCTG
This window of the Armatimonadota bacterium genome carries:
- the secE gene encoding preprotein translocase subunit SecE, with amino-acid sequence MASIAGNRSQANFFQRVARFFHEVWVELKKTSWPSYDEVKKSTLVVLVAILIITVWIGGLDLVLGWLTKKVGW